The DNA region TGTCCTTTAGGAGTGTAAATATCTATgtttaattgctttaaaaacGTGGGGTGGAAAAACACAATTATACATTGTGATAACAAACCTGTACAGATAATTTTTGAACAATACAAAACAAGAGctgaaaaatttttctttatgattgaAATAATTGTTCCCAAATCATGACACCGTCCACCCAAATATCATGTTGCCCCCTCTGCAGAACTTGAAGAGGAATAGTTACCAATTGAATGCATTTAGATTCAtccttaataaaaagaaaattgcataGCTTTTTATATTGTTGCACATCCTCAAATGCATCTTCCAATATCAATGTCACCTTAGTGttattctcaatattttaaattttcaattttcagagatacataatatataattgcTAGTAATTATAAACACATCATTTTATTCATCTGATTTTAATaacatgcatttttataattactGTACAACTGAAATAGACATTGAGTTATGCTGTGTGCGTGTCTTTATTCAACAGTATATTTTTAGACACCTTGTTCAAACaaattaagtgaatttaaaagaaaataaaacatgaaaaaaaatccttccagtAGAAACAGAATCACAGTGCTTCacagacaaaaggaaaggaaaagaagttctCATACgaaaagagatttattattaCATAGAAAATTCTCACAATAGTTGAAACACACTTCAGAAACTAGTAAACACCTTAGATAGAGTTGTGCCAATTATTCAGCCCACAAGCATCTGCTTTGTCTTAATTAGACGGGGGAGGTGAATGACcactgtttattttcattttcctcattaatTATGAAAAACTGCATTTAATTCATCTTGCATGGTGAGAGATTGGCTGCGCAGATGTAAGTCGTAAGGGAAGTGGCTGTCGGTGGGCAACCTGAACATGGCACCCTGCCCaaggggacccctgggtggcacTGCACAGTAATGCATGCCGTAATTGTAATTTTTGCCATAGTCCAAGGTTTCTTCTTGCTTCAGGGAAAATATCCCATTATAGTTAATTGGGGGAGGACTTAAGGGACCTTCAAACTGAGGGCTGGCACACTCAGGGGAAGTGCTTTCATAGAAGGATTCATACGCACTGCAATAATTGTAGGGTTTCATGGACTTGGAATTATCAAGAGTTCCATGCCCTGGGGGAGTGGTGAGCTCAGGGCTGTGGTAGGGCGGGTAGAAGGTAGAGTAGGGTGACCTTGTGTGGTGCGCAGCCTCCCCACCCTGACCCATCAGGAAACTCCTGGCGTTGAGCTGCAAGCAGCCTGCCACCAAGTTTGTAGTCGGCTGGGAAAGACCTTTGCATAAGTTTTGGACGAACGTGAGCAGATCAGGTCTCTTGCCGATTCTCAGGATTTCAGAAAGTGCCCAGATGTAGTTTTTGGCCAGTCGTAAAGTTTCTATTTTGGACAGTTTTTGGGTTTTGGAGTAACAGGGGACCACTTTTCTTAAATTGTCCAGAGCGTCGTTGAGGCCATGCATCCTGTTTCTCTCCCGCGCATTAGCTTCCTGTCTCCTGAACTTGACCCTCTCCAGTCGGAGCTTGGTcgtcttttttttcctaagaccCCTCCTTCTGGGCAAGCCAttttcatcttcctcttccctgtcttcctcctcttcttccttctcggTTTCTTCTCCAGGGGCCCTTTTGATGCTCTTTCCTCGAAGGACAATCTGTTTGGAAAAGCTTTCTGGTTTCTTAATTTGCTTCTGGTCCTCACATTCTCTAGAAAACTTTCTGCACATCTGGGATTCTGGCATTACAACAGACTCATCAAACGGTAGTGTTAACATGGTTCTCTAATCTTAAATTACCTGAAAAAATGCCAGCacaatatttaaagtgttttcatttttaaagtttatacacTTAAAGCATATTTAATGACTTAATcataagaatacaaaaaatgaaaaacgtgAAAAAGTCTGATTCGGGGACCAATTTTTTACATTAACTATAATTTTTGAGTTTGTGCAGACTCGAAATTATAAAAACTACATGGACACATGCGAGAGGATCAATTTATACAGGcaaattatcaaaagaaaacaaaacaagaagcatTTATTACATTGCCACCACCATCtccattttcctttgattttgaactatttttaatGCACAAAAAGGACCTTTGAATTCCAGCAAATGCAAAACATGATATAGCAATGCAGAATTTCATTAATTCCAATTCCCCTGAGTACAAAATGCAAAGAGacaccagtttttaaaatgaaaaagtattacCTCTCCGTTAGCTGACAAATTTGtgaggtgtttctttttttcgaAAAAGAAATAAGCCTTAACTTTATTTGCTGTATTATGTAACTGCAAATTTAGATAAGTGGCTGTTGACATTTAcgaatttaaagaaaagattaatcAAAGCCAATTTTTAAACTGATTTCTTTCTGATCAGTgaagaaatatatgtaaaagGGCTCTGTTTTCCCAGCCTTcaccaaaaaaaagggggggtggggggtcaggctAATTTGGAATAAActccataaatacattttaaaagacaagaatcactggcatttttttttaaatcaaagaaaatgttaaaactgcttttacatttacattttttccaaatgtaaTCGTCTGTTTACTGCTGTTCAAATCACCCTGGACAAAAAACCACTCTCGTAGTGTTTTTGTTCTGCGAGCCACAGAAGTCTCCCTCTAGCTAATATCTGACAGGAACGGTCCAAGGATTCTGACTGCAATTGTGCACGTGTGTACAGAATCCCgaatgaaaggggaaaataatttgtgtttcAAATACAATTTTGGCTTTCGTTTGGTGAAGTAGCAAGTATTTTCATCTAAAGTCTTCAAACAAATAGGCACGTTAAAACAGACTTTCGAATGTAACAATCTCCagccccctcaacacacacacacacacacacacacacacacacacacacacacacacacaaactcttaGCAATGTCCACATACTTGCAGTGTTACATAATAGCAGTGAAAGTATGTGACAGTTACAtcataagaatgaaatatgataaGAAGTTATAGATGGCAAAGAGCATGTAAATACTATAAGACAGTGACACTGTATCTTTAAATACTTGCATGCAAAGCCAGCATCAATTGAagtatatctttatttatattacCTTAGGTTTTAACTTCATTCAATAATCGGTTTTCATTTTGTATCTTCCAAATCTTTTCAGGCTGAGTGTCGCATCGTCTCCTGGAGTCTCTAGATCTGTGTATATCTGCACTATCTCATTGATCTCTAAAAAGTGACATTGATGCCAACTGCCAGAGCTGGTACCCATGCCATCTGCTAGTGACGTCACAGGGCAGAgagaaccatgtgatcctctcTCTTGGGACCTTCATTCTGCACTGATCATCTGGCATCCCTGTAAGTGGGTACCAGCATTCATGCATCAACACAGAAGGTTAGACTGATAGGGAAAAAATCTGCACCAGCATTTCACATACAGTAGGTGCGTTTCTCTCCTAGAGCTGCTTCAGCTTCACTGGCAGTCTGTAGAAATAGCTGTGTTAGTGTTCAGTTTCGCCCTGCCAAC from Panthera leo isolate Ple1 chromosome A2, P.leo_Ple1_pat1.1, whole genome shotgun sequence includes:
- the NEUROD6 gene encoding neurogenic differentiation factor 6 — translated: MLTLPFDESVVMPESQMCRKFSRECEDQKQIKKPESFSKQIVLRGKSIKRAPGEETEKEEEEEDREEEDENGLPRRRGLRKKKTTKLRLERVKFRRQEANARERNRMHGLNDALDNLRKVVPCYSKTQKLSKIETLRLAKNYIWALSEILRIGKRPDLLTFVQNLCKGLSQPTTNLVAGCLQLNARSFLMGQGGEAAHHTRSPYSTFYPPYHSPELTTPPGHGTLDNSKSMKPYNYCSAYESFYESTSPECASPQFEGPLSPPPINYNGIFSLKQEETLDYGKNYNYGMHYCAVPPRGPLGQGAMFRLPTDSHFPYDLHLRSQSLTMQDELNAVFHN